The proteins below are encoded in one region of Candidatus Woesearchaeota archaeon:
- the dusB gene encoding tRNA dihydrouridine synthase DusB has protein sequence MKKLDLNKKIILAPMAEINNLPFRLLCKKYGADIIFNEMVSANALIRENSRSLEMTKFLKEERPFVQQLFGQNTENFVNAAKIYEDKVDMIDINLGCPSKSILDQGAGAALLKRPSKVKEIVEAVVKAVAIPVSVKIRTEKNYLKIAKICEDAGASAITVHARTTAQGYSGKADWDKIKKVKETVSIPVIGNGDVFTGEDAQLMFHLTKCDSIMIGRTTIGNPYAFKKIKHYLAKGKDIKPKYLFNEWYELYKKHCKVNLAELKMNAQWFTKSLEGARKLRDEISRAQNVPDLEKIMEKSKQNVSI, from the coding sequence ATGAAGAAGCTTGATCTGAACAAAAAAATCATTCTTGCGCCAATGGCTGAGATAAATAATCTGCCATTTAGATTACTTTGTAAAAAATATGGGGCGGATATAATTTTTAATGAAATGGTTTCTGCAAATGCGCTGATTAGAGAAAACTCCCGGAGTCTCGAGATGACTAAATTTTTGAAAGAGGAAAGGCCGTTTGTGCAGCAATTATTTGGTCAAAACACTGAGAATTTTGTTAATGCCGCAAAAATATATGAAGATAAAGTTGATATGATTGATATTAATTTAGGATGTCCTTCTAAAAGTATTCTTGATCAAGGCGCAGGGGCCGCATTATTAAAAAGACCCAGCAAGGTTAAAGAAATTGTTGAAGCTGTGGTTAAAGCTGTTGCGATTCCGGTATCTGTAAAAATTAGGACTGAAAAAAATTATCTTAAAATTGCGAAGATTTGTGAAGATGCCGGTGCAAGTGCGATAACAGTACATGCGCGCACAACTGCCCAAGGTTATTCAGGAAAAGCAGACTGGGACAAAATAAAAAAGGTTAAAGAAACCGTTTCAATTCCAGTTATTGGAAATGGTGATGTTTTTACAGGTGAAGATGCTCAACTTATGTTTCATTTAACAAAATGTGATTCTATTATGATTGGTAGGACTACAATTGGTAATCCTTATGCGTTTAAAAAAATTAAGCATTATCTTGCTAAAGGTAAAGACATTAAACCAAAGTATTTGTTTAATGAGTGGTATGAACTTTACAAAAAACATTGCAAAGTTAATTTGGCTGAGCTAAAAATGAATGCGCAATGGTTTACTAAATCTTTAGAAGGCGCAAGGAAATTGAGGGATGAGATTTCCAGAGCGCAGAATGTGCCGGATTTGGAAAAGATAATGGAAAAAAGCAAACAGAATGTTTCAATTTAA
- the prf1 gene encoding peptide chain release factor aRF-1, translating into MIITSKERHTLKKFVKELEEFKGRHTELVSVYVPAGYDMNKIINHLAQEQGTASNIKSSSTKKNVQDALEKMIQHLRLFNKTPENGLVIFSGNVAEREGQTDIKVWSLEPPVKLNQRLYRCDKEFVLEPLEDMFDIKEFYGLVVLDRRDAMIALLKGKVIIPLRKTHSEVPGKIKAGGQSAQRFARLREGAIKDHFKKIAEYMKEAFLGRPELKGIIIGGPGTTVESFMGKDYLTGDVKKRIIGTKDLSYTGEFGLQELLDRSEDLLLKEEVMDEKRAMSQFFDLLNTKPKQVSYGKDEVLRLIPLGVVDVLLLSEMLDDKIITEFEAEAEKMGTTIKIISTDTREGVQLKEMGGVAAVLRYEYEEA; encoded by the coding sequence ATGATAATAACTAGCAAAGAAAGACATACTTTGAAAAAATTTGTTAAAGAATTGGAAGAGTTTAAAGGAAGACATACTGAATTAGTTAGTGTATATGTTCCTGCGGGATATGATATGAATAAAATAATTAATCATCTTGCGCAAGAACAAGGCACAGCTTCAAATATTAAATCAAGTTCCACAAAAAAAAACGTGCAAGACGCTCTTGAAAAAATGATTCAACATTTGCGTTTGTTTAATAAAACTCCTGAAAATGGTTTGGTGATTTTTTCAGGCAATGTTGCAGAACGTGAAGGACAAACAGATATTAAGGTTTGGAGTCTTGAACCCCCGGTGAAATTAAATCAGAGACTGTACAGATGCGATAAAGAGTTTGTTCTTGAACCTTTAGAAGATATGTTCGATATTAAAGAGTTTTATGGATTAGTTGTTCTTGATAGGAGAGATGCAATGATTGCTTTGTTGAAAGGTAAAGTGATTATACCTTTACGTAAAACTCATTCAGAAGTGCCGGGGAAAATAAAAGCAGGGGGTCAAAGCGCCCAAAGATTTGCGCGTTTAAGAGAAGGGGCCATTAAGGATCATTTTAAAAAAATTGCAGAGTATATGAAAGAAGCGTTTTTGGGCAGGCCTGAATTAAAAGGCATTATTATAGGCGGACCGGGAACGACAGTTGAAAGTTTTATGGGTAAAGATTATTTAACTGGGGATGTAAAAAAGAGAATCATAGGCACTAAAGATTTATCTTATACCGGTGAATTTGGATTGCAAGAATTACTTGACAGGTCAGAAGATTTATTGCTAAAAGAAGAAGTTATGGACGAGAAAAGGGCAATGTCGCAGTTTTTTGATTTGTTAAATACTAAACCTAAACAGGTAAGTTATGGAAAAGATGAAGTTTTAAGATTAATTCCCTTAGGTGTGGTTGATGTTCTTTTATTATCTGAAATGTTAGATGATAAAATAATTACTGAGTTTGAAGCAGAAGCTGAAAAAATGGGTACAACTATTAAAATTATTTCTACAGATACAAGAGAGGGTGTTCAGTTAAAAGAGATGGGTGGTGTTGCAGCTGTTTTAAGGTATGAGTATGAAGAAGCTTGA
- a CDS encoding 50S ribosomal protein L37ae — protein sequence MAKKKPLSTKRFGARYGNTIKEKYAKIESEQRRLHKCPYCKQPKAKRLASGIWHCKKCNSKFTGKAYTLSKKAILAVEGE from the coding sequence ATGGCAAAAAAAAAACCGTTATCTACCAAAAGATTTGGAGCAAGATATGGTAATACTATTAAAGAAAAGTATGCTAAAATCGAATCCGAACAACGAAGACTGCACAAATGTCCTTATTGTAAACAACCAAAAGCAAAAAGACTTGCATCAGGAATCTGGCATTGTAAAAAATGTAATTCTAAATTTACAGGCAAAGCATATACTTTAAGTAAAAAAGCCATATTGGCTGTTGAAGGTGAATAA
- a CDS encoding DNA-directed RNA polymerase subunit P produces the protein MAEYKCFQCDKTISPDYLRKKIRCPYCGSKMLFKPTVLTTKIKAR, from the coding sequence ATGGCCGAATACAAATGTTTCCAATGCGACAAAACCATAAGTCCGGATTATTTAAGAAAAAAAATACGTTGCCCCTATTGTGGCAGTAAAATGTTATTTAAACCTACTGTATTAACTACCAAAATTAAAGCAAGATAA